From one Dermacentor silvarum isolate Dsil-2018 chromosome 3, BIME_Dsil_1.4, whole genome shotgun sequence genomic stretch:
- the LOC119443913 gene encoding dnaJ homolog subfamily C member 11-like has product MAAHMDSDTDDDVLQVEDDYYTFLNIGKDATTEEITNAYRRLSKIYHPDKHADPLRKRDAEVLFNKTRKAYDVLLDPHKRAIYDTLGVKGLETDGWQIVQRTKTPQEIREEYERLAREQEERRLQQRTNPKGSISVGIDATDLFEAYYDDDTRGLV; this is encoded by the exons ATGGCGGCGCACATGGACAGTGATACAGACGACGATGTTCTGCAAGTGGAGGACGATTATTATACGTTCCTCAACATCGGAAAGGAT GCAACTACAGAAGAGATAACGAATGCCTACAGGAGATTAAGTAAGATATACCATCCGGACAAACATGCGGACCCTCTCAGAAAACGAGACGCGGAGGTGCTCTTCAACAAGACCCGAAAAGCCTACGACG TGTTGCTGGACCCCCACAAGAGAGCCATATATGACACGCTGGGAGTGAAGGGTCTTGAAACTGATGGATGgcag ATTGTCCAGCGCACTAAGACGCCACAAGAGATCAGAGAAGAGTATGAACGGCTGGCCCGTGAGCAGGAAGAAAGGCGTCTACAGCAGCGAACAAATCCGAAG ggaagcatcagcGTTGGCATTGATGCCACTGACCTTTTCGAGGCCTACTACGATGACGATACGAGAGG CCTGGTGTAG